The following are encoded together in the Phaseolus vulgaris cultivar G19833 chromosome 9, P. vulgaris v2.0, whole genome shotgun sequence genome:
- the LOC137822733 gene encoding uncharacterized protein isoform X5, which translates to MVSTRRNSGSFSNNTNKRASSSEDKTPSPSPKRQKVDNVAAASEKPMPPPENSKDLGMSEPPPDPGECESRDAQIADAGNLDGKAEPTPPIADGSTPTVVADKPRGSFSSWAIYQKQNPNFEASVPWCRLLSQSAQNPNVLICTPNFTIGSSRGCNFPLKDQTISGNLCKIKHTQREGSAVAVLESTGSKGSVVVNGTLVKKSTSCVLNSGDEVVFGLIGNHSYIFQQINPEVAVKAAEIQGGVGKFFQIERRAGDPSAVAGASILASLSSLRRDLTRWKSPSQTTSKPHQGTDVPSHSVLPDGTESGLDGLEGNSAPNIATDKAADVGASDKDLPMDCDSDDAGTEAGNVKISGVNAFLGPFFRILAGSTCKVKLSKSIFKQVFEERHGTRDAQAASTSGTSLRTAVFKEDVLAAILDRKEIEVSFDNFPYYLSENTKNVLIAACFIHLKHREHAKYTTDLTTINPRILLSGPAGSEIYQEMLAKALAKHFGAKLLIFDSHLPLGGLTSKEAELLKDGFNADKSCGCANQSPLTTDMARSMDPQASEPDTPNSSNAPTPYGFESQLKLEADNVPSTSGTAKNCVFKLGDRVKYSSSSGGIYQLQTISASNRIYRGPANGSRGKVVLLFDDNPLSKIGVRFDKPIPDGVDLGGCCEGGQGFFCHVNDLRLENSGIEELDKVLINTLFEVVVSESRNEPFILFMKDAEKSIVGNGDPFSFKSRLENLPDNVVVIGSHTHTDSRKEKSHPGGLLFTKFGSNQTALLDLAFPDSFGRLHDRGKEVPKPNKTLTKLFPNKVTIHMPQDEALLASWKQQLDRDVETLKIKGNLHNLRSVLSRCGVECEGLESLCTKDQTLSIENAEKIVGWAISRHLMQNAETDPDAKLVLSCESIQYGIGILQSIQNESKSLKKSLKDIVTENEFEKRLLADVIPPNDIGVTFDDIGALENVKDTLKELVMLPLQRPELFCKGQLTKPCKGILLFGPPGTGKTMLAKAVATEAGANFINISMSSITSKWFGEGEKYVKAVFSLASKIAPSVIFVDEVDSMLGRRENPGEHEAMRKMKNEFMVNWDGLRTKDSERVLVLAATNRPFDLDEAVIRRLPRRLMVNLPDAPNRAKILKVILAKEDLSSGLDLNAIASMTDGYSGSDLKNLCVTAAQRPIKEILEKEKKEQAAALAEGRAAPAKCGSKDIRSLNMEDFKHAHQQVCASVSSESVNMTELQQWNELYGEGGSRIKRTLSYFM; encoded by the exons ATGGTTTCAACCAGACGCAACAGTGGATCTTTCTCTAACAACACCAACAAGAGGGCTTCTTCTTCTGAAGACAAAACTCCCTCTCCTTCCCCCAAGCGACAAAAG GTCGACAATGTTGCTGCCGCCTCGGAGAAACCGATGCCGCCGCCGGAAAATTCCAAGGATTTGGGCATGTCGGAGCCACCCCCTGATCCCGGAGAATGCGAATCTCGAGACGCTCAGATCGCCGACGCCGGCAATCTAGACGGCAAGGCCGAACCCACGCCGCCGATCGCCGATG GTTCTACACCGACTGTGGTTGCTGATAAACCTAGGGGTTCGTTCTCTTCTTGGGCTATATATCAGAAGCAAAACCCAAATTTCGAAGCTTCAGTTCCCTGGTGCAGACTCTTGTCTCAATCTGCGCAG AATCCGAATGTTTTAATTTGCACACCCAACTTTACTATTGGGTCTAGTCGGGGTTGCAATTTCCCGTTGAAGGATCAGACTATAAGTGGAAATTTGTGCAAGATCAAGCACACGCAG CGCGAGGGAAGTGCAGTGGCCGTGCTAGAAAGTACGGGTAGCAAAGGATCGGTGGTAGTGAATGGCACGCTCGTCAAGAAGAGTACCAGCTGTGTGCTTAACTCGGGGGACGAGGTGGTTTTTGGTTTGATTGGGAATCATTCTTAT ATTTTTCAGCAAATAAATCCTGAAGTTGCAGTCAAGGCTGCAGAAATTCAGGGTGGTGTTGGCAAGTTTTTCCAGATTGAAAGGAGGGCTGGAGACCCTTCAGCCGTGGCTGGAGCTTCTATTCTGGCTTCTCTTTCTAGCCTCAGACGGGATCTTACAAGATGGAAGTCTCCTTCACAGACTACCAGTAAACCTCATCAGGGTACTGATGTTCCTAGTCATTCTGTTCTCCCTGATGGTACAGAGTCTGGGCTCGATGGTCTGGAAGGCAACTCTGCTCCAAATATAGCGACAGATAAAGCTGCTGATGTTGGAGCAAGCGACAAGGATTTGCCTATGGATTGCGATTCAGATGATGCTGGCACAGAGGCAGGCAATGTAAAAATCTCTGGGGTGAATGCTTTCCTAGGGCCTTTCTTCAGGATTCTAGCTGGATCTACTTGTAAAGTGAAATTGAGCAAAAGTATCTTTAAACAGGTATTCGAAGAAAGACATGGAACGAGGGATGCGCAAGCTGCATCGACTTCGGGTACTTCTTTACGCACTGCAGTTTTTAAAGAGGATGTTCTTGCTGCAATACTGGATAGGAAAGAAATAGAAGTGTCCTTTGACAACTTCCCTTACTACTTAAG TGAGAATACAAAAAATGTTCTAATTGCAGCTTGCTTTATACACCTGAAGCATAGAGAACATGCAAAGTACACCACCGATCTTACAACCATAAACCCTCGGATTCTACTTTCAGGACCTGCAG GGTCAGAAATATATCAGGAGATGTTAGCAAAAGCACTTGCGAAACACTTTGGAGCTAAATTGCTCATATTTGATAGCCATTTGCCTTTGGGT GGTTTAACATCCAAGGAAGCTGAGCTGCTAAAAGATGGATTTAATGCAGATAAGTCCTGTGGCTGTGCTAACCAAAGTCCTTTAACTACAGACATGGCTAGGAGCATGGATCCACAAGCTAGTGAACCAGATACACCTAACTCCTCAAATGCACCTACTCCATATGGCTTTGAGTCTCAACTTAAGTTGGAAGCTGATAATGTACCATCTACGTCTGGGACAGCTAAAAATTGTGTGTTTAAACTAG GTGACAGGGTAAAATACAGTTCATCTTCTGGGGGAATATATCAGCTTCAGACAATTTCTGCAAG CAATCGCATATACAGGGGTCCAGCTAATGGAAGTCGGGGGAAGGTTGTCTTACTTTTTGATGATAATCCCTTGTCAAAAATTGGTGTAAGATTTGATAAACCCATACCTGATGGAGTTGACCTTGGAGGTTGCTGTGAGGGTGGTCAAGGATTTTTCTGCCATG TGAATGATCTTCGGTTGGAAAACAGTGGCATTGAAGAACTTGACAAAGTTCTCATTAATACATTATTTGAG GTTGTGGTTAGTGAGAGCAGAAATGAACCCTTCATTTTGTTCATGAAAGATGCAGAGAAGTCTATAGTAGGAAATGGAGATCCGTTTTCATTTAAAAGTAGGCTTGAAAATCTTCCGGACAATGTGGTGGTAataggttcacacactcacacTGACAGTCGCAAGGAGAAG TCACATCCTGGGGGTTTACTTTTTACAAAGTTTGGCAGTAATCAGACTGCTCTTCTTGATTTGGCTTTCCCG GATAGTTTTGGAAGATTGCATGACAGGGGAAAGGAGGTCCCAAAGCCAAACAAAACCTTAACTAAGCTTTTCCCGAATAAAGTGACAATTCACATGCCACAG GATGAAGCACTTCTAGCATCTTGGAAGCAGCAACTTGATCGAGATGTTGAGACTCTTAAAATTAAAGGAAATTTGCACAATTTACGATCT GTTTTGAGCCGCTGTGGGGTGGAATGTGAAGGACTTGAATCCTTGTGCACTAAGGATCAAACTCTTAGTATTGAAA ATGCAGAAAAGATTGTTGGTTGGGCTATAAGCCGTCATCTCATGCAGAATGCTGAAACTGATCCTGATGCAAAGCTTGTGTTGTCTTGTGAGAg CATCCAGTATGGAATTGGGATCTTACAGTCTATCCAGAATGAGTCAAAAAGCCTGAAAAAGTCTCTTAAG GATATTGTAACAGAAAATGAGTTTGAAAAGAGGCTTTTGGCTGATGTTATTCCACCTAACGACATTGGTGTTACTTTTGATGATATTGGTGCTCTTGAAAATGTCAAGGACACATTGAAGGAATTGGTTATGCTTCCTTTACAGAGGCCCGAGTTATTTTGCAAAGGACAATTAACCAAG CCATGCAAGGGCATCCTTTTATTTGGCCCTCCTGGAACAGGCAAGACAATGCTTGCAAAGGCAGTTGCTACTGAAGCTGGTGCAAATTTCATCAACATTTCCATGTCAAGTATCACATCTAAG TGGTTTGGTGAGGGTGAAAAATATGTGAAAGCTGTTTTTTCCCTGGCAAGTAAAATTGCTCCTAGCGTGATATTTGTTGACGAA GTCGATAGCATGTTGGGCAGGAGGGAAAATCCTGGGGAGCATGAGGCCATGCGAAAGATGAAAAATGAATTCATGGTAAATTGGGATGGCTTACGCACAAAGGATTCAGAGAGGGTTCTGGTGCTTGCAGCCACTAATAGGCCTTTTGACCTAGATGAAGCTGTCATAAGGAGGCTGCCTCGGAG GTTAATGGTAAATTTGCCAGATGCTCCAAATAGAGCAAAAATATTGAAAGTTATACTGGCAAAAGAAGACTTGTCTTCTGGTCTTGATTTGAATGCAATTGCAAGTATGACTGATGGATATTCCGGAAGTGATCTTAAG AATTTGTGTGTAACTGCTGCACAGCGGCCCAttaaagagatattagagaaggAAAAAAAG GAACAGGCTGCTGCTCTAGCAGAAGGTAGAGCTGCTCCCGCAAAGTGTGGAAGCAAAGATATCCGATCTTTAAACATGGAAGATTTCAAACATGCACATCAACAG GTCTGTGCAAGCGTTTCGTCTGAATCTGTAAATATGACCGAGCTTCAACAATGGAATGAACTATACGGTGAAGGTGGTTCAAGAATAAAAAGAACACTAAGCTATTTCATGTGA
- the LOC137822733 gene encoding uncharacterized protein isoform X23, whose product MVSTRRNSGSFSNNTNKRASSSEDKTPSPSPKRQKVDNVAAASEKPMPPPENSKDLGMSEPPPDPGECESRDAQIADAGNLDGKAEPTPPIADGSTPTVVADKPRGSFSSWAIYQKQNPNFEASVPWCRLLSQSAQNPNVLICTPNFTIGSSRGCNFPLKDQTISGNLCKIKHTQREGSAVAVLESTGSKGSVVVNGTLVKKSTSCVLNSGDEVVFGLIGNHSYIFQQINPEVAVKAAEIQGGVGKFFQIERRAGDPSAVAGASILASLSSLRRDLTRWKSPSQTTSKPHQGTDVPSHSVLPDGTESGLDGLEGNSAPNIATDKAADVGASDKDLPMDCDSDDAGTEAGNVKISGVNAFLGPFFRILAGSTCKVKLSKSIFKQVFEERHGTRDAQAASTSGTSLRTAVFKEDVLAAILDRKEIEVSFDNFPYYLSENTKNVLIAACFIHLKHREHAKYTTDLTTINPRILLSGPAGSEIYQEMLAKALAKHFGAKLLIFDSHLPLGGLTSKEAELLKDGFNADKSCGCANQSPLTTDMARSMDPQASEPDTPNSSNAPTPYGFESQLKLEADNVPSTSGTAKNCVFKLGDRVKYSSSSGGIYQLQTISARYSNRIYRGPANGSRGKVVLLFDDNPLSKIGVRFDKPIPDGVDLGGCCEGGQGFFCHVNDLRLENSGIEELDKVLINTLFEVVVSESRNEPFILFMKDAEKSIVGNGDPFSFKSRLENLPDNVVVIGSHTHTDSRKEKSHPGGLLFTKFGSNQTALLDLAFPDSFGRLHDRGKEVPKPNKTLTKLFPNKVTIHMPQFQVEKCQGLNLSPLYLTIVNVCFLIQDEALLASWKQQLDRDVETLKIKGNLHNLRSVLSRCGVECEGLESLCTKDQTLSIENAEKIVGWAISRHLMQNAETDPDAKLVLSCESIQYGIGILQSIQNESKSLKKSLKDIVTENEFEKRLLADVIPPNDIGVTFDDIGALENVKDTLKELVMLPLQRPELFCKGQLTKPCKGILLFGPPGTGKTMLAKAVATEAGANFINISMSSITSKWFGEGEKYVKAVFSLASKIAPSVIFVDEVDSMLGRRENPGEHEAMRKMKNEFMVNWDGLRTKDSERVLVLAATNRPFDLDEAVIRRLPRRLMVNLPDAPNRAKILKVILAKEDLSSGLDLNAIASMTDGYSGSDLKNLCVTAAQRPIKEILEKEKKEQAAALAEGRAAPAKCGSKDIRSLNMEDFKHAHQQVCASVSSESVNMTELQQWNELYGEGGSRIKRTLSYFM is encoded by the exons ATGGTTTCAACCAGACGCAACAGTGGATCTTTCTCTAACAACACCAACAAGAGGGCTTCTTCTTCTGAAGACAAAACTCCCTCTCCTTCCCCCAAGCGACAAAAG GTCGACAATGTTGCTGCCGCCTCGGAGAAACCGATGCCGCCGCCGGAAAATTCCAAGGATTTGGGCATGTCGGAGCCACCCCCTGATCCCGGAGAATGCGAATCTCGAGACGCTCAGATCGCCGACGCCGGCAATCTAGACGGCAAGGCCGAACCCACGCCGCCGATCGCCGATG GTTCTACACCGACTGTGGTTGCTGATAAACCTAGGGGTTCGTTCTCTTCTTGGGCTATATATCAGAAGCAAAACCCAAATTTCGAAGCTTCAGTTCCCTGGTGCAGACTCTTGTCTCAATCTGCGCAG AATCCGAATGTTTTAATTTGCACACCCAACTTTACTATTGGGTCTAGTCGGGGTTGCAATTTCCCGTTGAAGGATCAGACTATAAGTGGAAATTTGTGCAAGATCAAGCACACGCAG CGCGAGGGAAGTGCAGTGGCCGTGCTAGAAAGTACGGGTAGCAAAGGATCGGTGGTAGTGAATGGCACGCTCGTCAAGAAGAGTACCAGCTGTGTGCTTAACTCGGGGGACGAGGTGGTTTTTGGTTTGATTGGGAATCATTCTTAT ATTTTTCAGCAAATAAATCCTGAAGTTGCAGTCAAGGCTGCAGAAATTCAGGGTGGTGTTGGCAAGTTTTTCCAGATTGAAAGGAGGGCTGGAGACCCTTCAGCCGTGGCTGGAGCTTCTATTCTGGCTTCTCTTTCTAGCCTCAGACGGGATCTTACAAGATGGAAGTCTCCTTCACAGACTACCAGTAAACCTCATCAGGGTACTGATGTTCCTAGTCATTCTGTTCTCCCTGATGGTACAGAGTCTGGGCTCGATGGTCTGGAAGGCAACTCTGCTCCAAATATAGCGACAGATAAAGCTGCTGATGTTGGAGCAAGCGACAAGGATTTGCCTATGGATTGCGATTCAGATGATGCTGGCACAGAGGCAGGCAATGTAAAAATCTCTGGGGTGAATGCTTTCCTAGGGCCTTTCTTCAGGATTCTAGCTGGATCTACTTGTAAAGTGAAATTGAGCAAAAGTATCTTTAAACAGGTATTCGAAGAAAGACATGGAACGAGGGATGCGCAAGCTGCATCGACTTCGGGTACTTCTTTACGCACTGCAGTTTTTAAAGAGGATGTTCTTGCTGCAATACTGGATAGGAAAGAAATAGAAGTGTCCTTTGACAACTTCCCTTACTACTTAAG TGAGAATACAAAAAATGTTCTAATTGCAGCTTGCTTTATACACCTGAAGCATAGAGAACATGCAAAGTACACCACCGATCTTACAACCATAAACCCTCGGATTCTACTTTCAGGACCTGCAG GGTCAGAAATATATCAGGAGATGTTAGCAAAAGCACTTGCGAAACACTTTGGAGCTAAATTGCTCATATTTGATAGCCATTTGCCTTTGGGT GGTTTAACATCCAAGGAAGCTGAGCTGCTAAAAGATGGATTTAATGCAGATAAGTCCTGTGGCTGTGCTAACCAAAGTCCTTTAACTACAGACATGGCTAGGAGCATGGATCCACAAGCTAGTGAACCAGATACACCTAACTCCTCAAATGCACCTACTCCATATGGCTTTGAGTCTCAACTTAAGTTGGAAGCTGATAATGTACCATCTACGTCTGGGACAGCTAAAAATTGTGTGTTTAAACTAG GTGACAGGGTAAAATACAGTTCATCTTCTGGGGGAATATATCAGCTTCAGACAATTTCTGCAAGGTACAG CAATCGCATATACAGGGGTCCAGCTAATGGAAGTCGGGGGAAGGTTGTCTTACTTTTTGATGATAATCCCTTGTCAAAAATTGGTGTAAGATTTGATAAACCCATACCTGATGGAGTTGACCTTGGAGGTTGCTGTGAGGGTGGTCAAGGATTTTTCTGCCATG TGAATGATCTTCGGTTGGAAAACAGTGGCATTGAAGAACTTGACAAAGTTCTCATTAATACATTATTTGAG GTTGTGGTTAGTGAGAGCAGAAATGAACCCTTCATTTTGTTCATGAAAGATGCAGAGAAGTCTATAGTAGGAAATGGAGATCCGTTTTCATTTAAAAGTAGGCTTGAAAATCTTCCGGACAATGTGGTGGTAataggttcacacactcacacTGACAGTCGCAAGGAGAAG TCACATCCTGGGGGTTTACTTTTTACAAAGTTTGGCAGTAATCAGACTGCTCTTCTTGATTTGGCTTTCCCG GATAGTTTTGGAAGATTGCATGACAGGGGAAAGGAGGTCCCAAAGCCAAACAAAACCTTAACTAAGCTTTTCCCGAATAAAGTGACAATTCACATGCCACAG TTTCAGGTAGAAAAATGCCAAGGACTAAACTTGTCACCATTATATCTGACAATAGTCAATGTATGTTTCCTGATACAGGATGAAGCACTTCTAGCATCTTGGAAGCAGCAACTTGATCGAGATGTTGAGACTCTTAAAATTAAAGGAAATTTGCACAATTTACGATCT GTTTTGAGCCGCTGTGGGGTGGAATGTGAAGGACTTGAATCCTTGTGCACTAAGGATCAAACTCTTAGTATTGAAA ATGCAGAAAAGATTGTTGGTTGGGCTATAAGCCGTCATCTCATGCAGAATGCTGAAACTGATCCTGATGCAAAGCTTGTGTTGTCTTGTGAGAg CATCCAGTATGGAATTGGGATCTTACAGTCTATCCAGAATGAGTCAAAAAGCCTGAAAAAGTCTCTTAAG GATATTGTAACAGAAAATGAGTTTGAAAAGAGGCTTTTGGCTGATGTTATTCCACCTAACGACATTGGTGTTACTTTTGATGATATTGGTGCTCTTGAAAATGTCAAGGACACATTGAAGGAATTGGTTATGCTTCCTTTACAGAGGCCCGAGTTATTTTGCAAAGGACAATTAACCAAG CCATGCAAGGGCATCCTTTTATTTGGCCCTCCTGGAACAGGCAAGACAATGCTTGCAAAGGCAGTTGCTACTGAAGCTGGTGCAAATTTCATCAACATTTCCATGTCAAGTATCACATCTAAG TGGTTTGGTGAGGGTGAAAAATATGTGAAAGCTGTTTTTTCCCTGGCAAGTAAAATTGCTCCTAGCGTGATATTTGTTGACGAA GTCGATAGCATGTTGGGCAGGAGGGAAAATCCTGGGGAGCATGAGGCCATGCGAAAGATGAAAAATGAATTCATGGTAAATTGGGATGGCTTACGCACAAAGGATTCAGAGAGGGTTCTGGTGCTTGCAGCCACTAATAGGCCTTTTGACCTAGATGAAGCTGTCATAAGGAGGCTGCCTCGGAG GTTAATGGTAAATTTGCCAGATGCTCCAAATAGAGCAAAAATATTGAAAGTTATACTGGCAAAAGAAGACTTGTCTTCTGGTCTTGATTTGAATGCAATTGCAAGTATGACTGATGGATATTCCGGAAGTGATCTTAAG AATTTGTGTGTAACTGCTGCACAGCGGCCCAttaaagagatattagagaaggAAAAAAAG GAACAGGCTGCTGCTCTAGCAGAAGGTAGAGCTGCTCCCGCAAAGTGTGGAAGCAAAGATATCCGATCTTTAAACATGGAAGATTTCAAACATGCACATCAACAG GTCTGTGCAAGCGTTTCGTCTGAATCTGTAAATATGACCGAGCTTCAACAATGGAATGAACTATACGGTGAAGGTGGTTCAAGAATAAAAAGAACACTAAGCTATTTCATGTGA